Proteins encoded by one window of Salmonirosea aquatica:
- a CDS encoding fatty acid--CoA ligase, whose amino-acid sequence MANTKLIPRTPSAHEAPLLIKSLLAQSLRYNPQREIIYRDLFRMDYFELNRRIRRLGNVLSTLGIQPGDTVAVMDWDSHRYLECFFGVPMVGAILHTINVRLSPAQILYTINHAEDDIILVHEDFLAILETIHDQITTTRKFVVMSDKVYAEVPAELTPTSFGTLGEYEALLGAANDTYDFSDFDENTWATLFYTTGTTGNPKGVYFSHRQLFLHTMGLMTFFCGYEALPFSHRDVYMPITPLFHVHAWGFPLVATMLNNKQVYPGRYEPEMLLKLLIKEKVTLSHCVPTILAMLVNSPVAQQVDLSNWKVIIGGSALTRGLAKAALDLGINVSQGYGMSETAPIMSVVHLNDEQLTWDQEKQLNLRTKAGRMAPFVEMRLMDDAGNFLPNDGHAIGEIVARGSWMTQGYLKDPENSEKLWQGGWLHTGDVASIGPDYYVTISDRVKDVIKTGGEWVSSLDIENIFSQIEGVAEVAVVGLPDDRWGERPYALVVLKPEYAEIQTGENIRKILLEQCEQGTINKWYVPDRVVLVPEIPKTSVGKLDKKKIRSEMKDLLLGNQA is encoded by the coding sequence ATGGCAAACACCAAACTGATCCCCCGTACGCCCTCCGCCCACGAAGCTCCCCTGCTTATCAAAAGCCTGTTGGCCCAAAGCCTGCGCTATAATCCTCAGCGTGAAATCATTTATCGCGATTTATTCCGCATGGACTATTTTGAGCTAAACAGGCGTATCCGGCGGTTGGGAAATGTCCTGAGTACGTTGGGCATCCAGCCGGGCGACACTGTGGCAGTCATGGATTGGGACAGTCACCGCTACCTCGAATGCTTTTTTGGGGTACCCATGGTGGGAGCCATACTACACACGATCAATGTGCGTCTGTCGCCCGCCCAAATCCTGTATACGATCAACCACGCCGAGGATGACATCATTCTGGTACACGAAGATTTCCTTGCCATTCTGGAAACCATCCATGACCAAATCACAACCACCCGCAAGTTTGTAGTCATGAGCGACAAGGTGTACGCCGAGGTACCTGCCGAGCTGACACCTACCTCTTTTGGTACACTGGGCGAGTACGAAGCCCTGCTCGGTGCGGCGAACGACACCTATGATTTCTCGGACTTTGACGAAAATACATGGGCAACTTTGTTTTACACCACAGGTACCACCGGCAATCCCAAAGGGGTCTATTTTTCGCATCGGCAACTTTTCCTGCATACCATGGGCCTGATGACTTTTTTCTGTGGTTATGAAGCCCTGCCCTTTTCCCATCGGGATGTGTACATGCCCATCACCCCGCTTTTCCACGTTCACGCCTGGGGATTCCCACTGGTGGCTACCATGCTGAACAATAAGCAGGTGTACCCTGGCCGCTATGAACCCGAGATGTTACTGAAATTACTGATCAAAGAAAAGGTAACGCTTTCGCACTGTGTACCCACGATTCTGGCCATGTTGGTCAACAGTCCCGTAGCCCAGCAGGTGGATTTGTCAAATTGGAAGGTTATCATCGGTGGCTCGGCCCTCACCCGCGGCCTGGCCAAAGCCGCTCTGGATTTGGGCATCAATGTATCGCAGGGGTACGGTATGTCTGAAACTGCCCCCATCATGTCCGTTGTCCACCTGAATGACGAACAATTGACCTGGGATCAGGAGAAACAACTGAACCTTCGAACTAAGGCGGGCCGCATGGCTCCTTTTGTAGAGATGCGCCTGATGGACGATGCAGGTAATTTCCTGCCGAACGATGGGCATGCCATAGGAGAGATCGTGGCACGTGGCTCCTGGATGACGCAGGGGTACCTTAAAGATCCCGAAAACTCCGAAAAGCTGTGGCAGGGCGGCTGGCTGCACACGGGCGATGTGGCCTCAATCGGCCCCGACTATTACGTGACTATTTCGGACCGGGTGAAGGATGTGATCAAGACGGGTGGCGAATGGGTGTCTTCGCTGGACATCGAAAACATTTTTTCCCAGATCGAAGGAGTAGCCGAAGTGGCCGTGGTGGGCCTACCCGACGACCGCTGGGGCGAACGTCCCTATGCGCTGGTAGTGTTGAAACCGGAGTATGCCGAAATACAAACCGGAGAAAATATTCGTAAAATTCTGCTTGAACAGTGTGAACAAGGTACCATCAACAAATGGTATGTACCCGACCGGGTGGTCCTGGTGCCGGAAATCCCGAAAACGAGCGTCGGAAAACTTGATAAGAAAAAAATACGGAGTGAAATGAAAGATTTGCTTTTGGGAAATCAGGCATGA
- a CDS encoding threonine ammonia-lyase, with translation MALSPTNQDPLYPTERLIEAAHARIRPYIHRTPILTCQTLDKLAGAEIYFKCENFQKIGAFKARGGVNAVLSLTPADQAQGIATHSSGNHAQAIAYAASVVGTKAYIVMPDNSPEVKVNAVRGYGAEVTFCTNTPEERELTLQDVVARTGAVFVHPFNDYAVIAGQATAAKELVEDAGVPLQTILAPVGGGGLLSGTALAAHYFSPQTQVIAGEPEGAADAVLSFRTRQIEKAPYVKTIADGLLTYLGDKTLPVILDHVTDILTVTDEEIIAAMRLIWERMKIVIEPSCAVPFAALLKHKERFSGQKVGIILTGGNVDLGKLPF, from the coding sequence ATGGCCCTTTCTCCTACAAATCAAGACCCCTTATACCCCACAGAGAGACTCATTGAAGCGGCCCACGCGCGCATTCGACCCTACATCCACCGCACACCCATTCTAACCTGTCAGACCCTGGATAAGCTGGCTGGTGCAGAAATCTATTTCAAATGCGAGAATTTCCAGAAAATCGGCGCTTTCAAAGCCCGTGGCGGGGTGAATGCGGTACTTAGCCTGACACCCGCCGACCAGGCTCAGGGTATTGCCACGCATTCCTCCGGCAACCACGCCCAGGCTATTGCCTACGCGGCTTCGGTGGTAGGCACAAAAGCTTATATCGTTATGCCTGACAACTCACCCGAGGTGAAAGTAAATGCCGTACGCGGGTACGGGGCGGAGGTGACGTTCTGTACCAATACGCCGGAAGAACGGGAACTTACCTTGCAGGACGTCGTGGCCCGGACCGGGGCGGTGTTTGTGCACCCCTTTAACGATTACGCGGTGATCGCCGGACAAGCTACTGCCGCAAAAGAACTTGTGGAGGATGCGGGAGTACCTTTACAAACGATTCTGGCACCTGTAGGTGGGGGAGGGTTGCTGAGTGGTACTGCCCTGGCGGCGCACTATTTTTCACCCCAAACCCAGGTGATTGCCGGCGAGCCCGAAGGCGCGGCGGATGCGGTGCTTTCCTTTAGAACCAGGCAAATTGAAAAGGCTCCCTATGTCAAAACCATTGCCGATGGATTGCTTACCTACCTGGGGGACAAGACACTACCCGTTATCCTGGACCACGTCACCGACATCCTGACTGTAACCGACGAGGAGATCATTGCTGCCATGCGATTGATTTGGGAACGCATGAAAATCGTCATCGAACCTTCCTGCGCGGTACCCTTTGCGGCTTTATTGAAGCACAAAGAACGTTTTTCCGGGCAAAAGGTAGGGATTATCCTTACAGGAGGAAATGTGGATTTGGGAAAACTGCCGTTTTGA